A window of the Pararge aegeria chromosome 2, ilParAegt1.1, whole genome shotgun sequence genome harbors these coding sequences:
- the LOC120628721 gene encoding myosin-IIIb-like isoform X2, giving the protein MRSDMAYRGLSQHVELDRAADPQDRFTLQELIGEGTYGEVYCAKDKKTGRRVAVKILENIAENIEEIEEEFLVFRDLSSHTNIPEFFGLFLKRGLSSEDDQIWFVMELCTGGSVTDLSAGMRARGSSLTEPQLAYVLRGTVRALTYLHAHRCMHRDVKGHNILLTEQAEVKLVDFGVSSHLAATVARRNTSVGTPYWMAPEVIACEQQLDQSYDCRCDVWSVGITAIELAEGEPPLSGLHPMRALFQIPRNPPPTLSHPEVFSSQLSDFISECLVKDMNQRPFARELLEHPLLLAVNNFEDKIRKELHAEIKRQRADGRTSRAPEATTKRGKLKSHRKAKPEKMYTDDLATLETLTEEAIVDQLQKRYTKNQIYTYIGDILVAVNPFTDIGIYTTKTQQLYQGRCRSDNPPHIYAVADAAHQALLHQKQNQAIVISGESGAGKTESANLLLKQLAFLSKTQYGNLEDKILQVNPIMESFGNARTGINANSSRFGKYLDLSIMRVGKISGARISVYLLEQSRVVHQALGESNFHVFYYLYDGLESEGRWRKFYLDEQLKSRHRYLQPLSVTHREHNVHRWRQLNQAFKVVGFNDDEVQIIYRMLAAILHLGDIEFAETAGEYNADNRATIIDTAPLHRASCLLGVETNDLRECLTSSSVVTKGETIARYSSPTEAAVARDATARGIYARSFDRIVERINALLSQNRPHSDQLSIGILDIFGFENFTRNSFEQLCINIANEQIQYYFNQHIFTWEQQEYMAEGVPVDLVEFSDNRPVLDMLLSRPMGLLALLDEESRFPRSSDRSLIEKFHRNIKSKYYVRPKSDAVCFAIHHFAGRVVYQAEGFLEKNRNFLPPEVIQLMRQSQYDTIRFLFQCPMTKTGNLFSALQGDIDSRTLESPVSNDIRDRFNSRGLASQSRAQQTVSTYFRYSLMELLQKMVSGTPQFVRCLKPNDSRSPKHFDSTKILKQLRYTGVLETIRIRQNGFSHRLAYDEFIKRYGFLAFGYEEEVKPNRDSCRLLLLRLKMDGWALGKSKVFLKYYHVEVLARIYEEQIRKVILMQACVRAWLARRNFLRLKAQMAISVLTLQRHVRGWLTRKKLQERQKQLAREFQKGQIEQENQRKQQRAGVPIKNNVMMAKVLRRMNTDDSDSICTNSSNKENESSEKAAPVSQSPRRKLKNRVAPPPPQHSAPAPPSQQQLMQQHSVQERAAQLQTFADQLHMKNQEVHKNLRRNKPGVRVKDIKKPPEEYQPPPGFSIVPAIIRGQPSKVEEDASRLSRHQQNPHDKGYSDEKPLQSNKNWQNLPCSRQCSGLVSNKIIQLVKQTQKNETPLRPVYNPAYDPESDLRKILRNSPEILATPVFSSDDDYTDGPFRFKQLLRPTLGPTESLRKRKVRNSSNQSPWTSDSSQDSNSSKALYNKRRPQISMGVYYN; this is encoded by the exons ATGCGCAGCGACATGGCGTACCGTGGACTTTCCCAGCACGTGGAGCTGGATCGTGCTGCGGATCCACAGGATCGGTTTACGCTACAGGAGCTGATTGGTGAAGGCACATACGGTGAAGTGTACTGTGCTAAAGACAAGAAGACTGGGCGACGAGTTGCTGTTAAG ATTTTAGAAAACATTGCTGAGAATATAGAAGAAATAGAAGAAGAGTTTCTCGTATTCAGGGATTTATCCAGCCATACAAATATCCCCGAATTCTTTGGATTATTCTTGAAGCGAGGATTATCATCTGAAGATGATCAAATATGGTTTGTTATGGAG CTTTGCACAGGTGGTTCAGTGACTGATTTGAGTGCAGGAATGCGAGCTCGCGGAAGCAGTTTAACAGAGCCACAGCTTGCTTATGTCCTTCGTGGTACAGTGCGTGCCTTGACATATCTTCACGCTCATCGATGTATGCATCGAGATGTTAAaggacataatatattattgactgAACAAGCTGAAGTAAAACTTGTGGATTTTGGCGTGTCATCCCACTTAGCTGCAACAGTTGCAAGAAGAAATACGTCTGTGGGTACTCCGTACTGGATGGCACCTGAG GTGATAGCATGTGAGCAACAATTAGATCAATCCTATGATTGCAGATGTGATGTTTGGTCTGTCGGTATCACAGCCATAGAATTAGCAGAAGGAGAACCACCACTATCTGGTTTACATCCAATGCGAGCCTTGTTTCAAATTCCTCGCAATCCACCACCAACTTTATCACATCCTGAAGTTTTTTCTTCACAATTATCGGATTTTATTTCGGAATGTTTGGTGAAAGATATGAACCAACGACCATTCGCCCGAGAACTATTAGAGCATCCTTTACTCCTAGCTGTAAATAATTTTGAGGATAAG attcGTAAAGAGCTTCACGCAGAAATAAAGAGACAAAGAGCAGATGGTCGAACTTCCCGTGCACCAGAAGCTACTACAAAAAGAGGGAAACTGAAATCTCATCGAAAAGCAAAGCCAGAAAAAATGTATACTGATGATTTAGCTACTCTTGAAACTTTAACAGAAGAAGCTATTGTCGACCAATTACAGAAAAGATACACTAAAAATCAAATATACACCTATATTGGAGATATACTTGTTGCAGTCAATCCTTTTACGGACATAGGAATATACACTACTAAA ACTCAACAACTATACCAAGGTCGCTGTCGCTCAGACAATCCTCCACATATTTATGCAGTAGCAGACGCAGCGCATCAAGCATTGTTGcaccaaaaacaaaatcaagctATTGTTATATCGGGTGAAAGTGGAGCCGGGAAAACTGAATCTGCTAACCTCCTTTTGAAGCAACTAGCATTTTTATCGAAA ACACAGTATGGAAATTTAGAAGATAAAATACTACAAGTAAATCCAATAATGGAATCATTCGGAAATGCACGTACAGGAATAAATGCAAATAGTTCTCGTTTCGGAAAATATTTGGATTTATCGATAATGAGAGTGGGAAAAATTTCAGGCGCGCGAATATCGGTTTATCTTTTAGAACAGTCAAGAGTAGTCCATCAGGCATT agGTGAGAGTAATTTTCATGTCTTCTATTATCTTTATGATGGGCTAGAAAGCGAAGGTCGTTGGAGGAAATTTTATCTTGATGAACAGTTGAAATCTAGACATCGTTATCTACAACCCCTTTCAGTAACTCATCGTGAACACAATGTTCATCGATGGCGTCAACTTAATCAAGCTTTTAAG GTTGTGGGATTTAATGACGATGAGGTTCAAATTATATACAGAATGCTAGCTGCTATCTTGCATCTTGGAGACATCGAATTTGCCGAAACTGCCGGTGAATATAATGCTGATAACAGAGCTACTATAATTGACACAGCACCATTACATCGAG CCTCTTGTTTATTGGGTGTGGAGACTAATGATCTTCGCGAATGTCTTACAAGCAGCAGTGTCGTTACAAAAGGTGAAACTATAGCACGTTATAGCTCACCCACAGAAGCTGCTGTAGCGAGAGACGCTACTGCCAGAGGGATATACGCAAGATCGTTTGATAGAATTGTTGAGAGAATAAATGCACTTTTAAGTCAGAATAGACCCCATAG CGACCAGCTATCGATTGGAATTCTTGATATCTTCGGATTCGAAAACTTCACTAGAAATTCATTTGAACAACTTTGCATAAACATCGCAAATGAGCAGATTCAATACTACTTTAATCAACATATTTTCACATGGGAACAACAAGAGTATATGGCTGAAGGTGTGCCAGTTGATCTTGTAGAATTTTCAGACAACAGACCGGTTTTGGATATGCTTCTATCTAGACCCATGGGCTTATTAGCCCTACTTGATGAGGAAAGCCGATTCCCACGTTCTTCGGATAGAAGTCTCATtg AAAAGTTCCACAGAAATATCAAAAGCAAATATTATGTACGTCCGAAATCGGATGCAGTTTGTTTTGCTATTCATCATTTTGCTGGTCGAGTTGTTTATCAAGCTGAAGGCTTCTTGGAAAAAAATCGCAATTTCTTACCTCCGGAAGTAATCCAACTTATGAGACAGAGTCAATACGATACGATCAGATTTTTATTCCAATGTCCTATGACGAAGACTGGCAATTTATTCTCAGCTTTACAAGGAGATATAGATTCGAGGACATTGGAAAGTCCAGTTTCTAACGACATTCGg GATCGATTTAATAGCCGAGGTCTTGCGTCTCAATCACGAGCACAACAAACTGTTTCGACATATTTTCGTTACTCTTTAATGGAATTGCTTCAAAAGATGGTTAGTGGTACGCCACAATTTGTAAGATGTCTGAAACCAAACGACTCTCGATCACCAAAACATTTTGATTCAACGAAAATACTGAAACAGCTAAGATATACGGGAGTATTGGAAACAATACGAATAAGGCAGAATGGATTTTCTCATCGACTTGCTTATGATGAGTTTATAAAAAG ATATGGATTCTTAGCGTTTGGTTACGAGGAAGAAGTAAAGCCTAATCGTGACTCCTGTCGACTTCTATTACTCCGGTTGAAAATGGACGGATGGGCACTTGGCAAATCTAAAGTATTCTTGAAATATTACCATGTTGAAGTACTTGCAAGAATTTACGAAGAACAG ataagaaaagttatattaatgCAAGCTTGTGTACGAGCTTGGCTAGCTCGGCGAAATTTCCTGAGATTGAAGGCACAGATGGCAATATCGGTTCTTACGTTACAACGACATGTGCGAGGCTGGCTAACGAGAAAAAAACTTCAGGAAAGACAAAAGCAGTTGGCACGGGAATTTCAAAAAGGTCAAATTGAACAAGAAAACCAAAGGAAGCAACAAAGAGCAG GTGttccaattaaaaataatgttatgatGGCTAAAGTATTAAGACGAATGAATACGGATGATAGTGATAGTATATGTACAAATTCGAGCAATAAAGAAAATGAAAGTTCTGAAAAAGCAGCTCCAGTAAGTCAAAGCC CACGGCGTAAACTCAAGAATCGCGTTGCACCCCCACCGCCACAGCACTCCGCGCCAGCGCCTCCATCTCAACAGCAACTGATGCAGCAGCATTCCGTGCAGGAACGAGCGGCACAGCTGCAGACGTTTGCTGACCAG cTTCACATGAAAAATCAAGAAGTGCACAAGAATTTGAGGCGCAATAAACCAGGAGTTCGGGTTAAAGATATCAAGAAACCACCAGAGGAATACCAACCTCCACCAGGGTTTAGCATTGTTCCTGCCATTATAAGAGGCCAACCATCGAAAGTTGAAGAAGATGCCAGCAGACTTTCAAG ACATCAACAAAACCCTCACGATAAGGGTTACAGTGACGAGAAGCCTCTTCAATCAAACAAAAATTGGCAAAACCTACCTTGCAGTAGGCAATGTAGTGGCCTAGTCAG taacaaaataatacaaCTAGTGAagcaaacacaaaaaaatgaAACTCCACTGCGACCTGTCTACAATCCAGCGTACGACCCCGAATCGGATCTTCGCAAGATTCTACGGAATTCACCAGAAATTCTTGCCACACCCGTCTTCAGCTCCGATGATGACTACACCGACGGGCCTTTCCGATTCAAGCAGTTACTGCGTCCAACCTTAGGGCCCACAGAAAGTCTTCGCAAGAGAAAAGTACGCAATTCCTCAAACCAAAGTCCGTGGACGTCTGACAGCTCGCAAGACAGCAATAGTTCTAAAGCTCTTTATAATAAACGTCGTCCACAAATTAGTATGGGTGTTTACTATAATTAA
- the LOC120628721 gene encoding myosin-IIIb-like isoform X1, whose protein sequence is MRSDMAYRGLSQHVELDRAADPQDRFTLQELIGEGTYGEVYCAKDKKTGRRVAVKILENIAENIEEIEEEFLVFRDLSSHTNIPEFFGLFLKRGLSSEDDQIWFVMELCTGGSVTDLSAGMRARGSSLTEPQLAYVLRGTVRALTYLHAHRCMHRDVKGHNILLTEQAEVKLVDFGVSSHLAATVARRNTSVGTPYWMAPEVIACEQQLDQSYDCRCDVWSVGITAIELAEGEPPLSGLHPMRALFQIPRNPPPTLSHPEVFSSQLSDFISECLVKDMNQRPFARELLEHPLLLAVNNFEDKIRKELHAEIKRQRADGRTSRAPEATTKRGKLKSHRKAKPEKMYTDDLATLETLTEEAIVDQLQKRYTKNQIYTYIGDILVAVNPFTDIGIYTTKTQQLYQGRCRSDNPPHIYAVADAAHQALLHQKQNQAIVISGESGAGKTESANLLLKQLAFLSKTQYGNLEDKILQVNPIMESFGNARTGINANSSRFGKYLDLSIMRVGKISGARISVYLLEQSRVVHQALGESNFHVFYYLYDGLESEGRWRKFYLDEQLKSRHRYLQPLSVTHREHNVHRWRQLNQAFKVVGFNDDEVQIIYRMLAAILHLGDIEFAETAGEYNADNRATIIDTAPLHRASCLLGVETNDLRECLTSSSVVTKGETIARYSSPTEAAVARDATARGIYARSFDRIVERINALLSQNRPHSDQLSIGILDIFGFENFTRNSFEQLCINIANEQIQYYFNQHIFTWEQQEYMAEGVPVDLVEFSDNRPVLDMLLSRPMGLLALLDEESRFPRSSDRSLIEKFHRNIKSKYYVRPKSDAVCFAIHHFAGRVVYQAEGFLEKNRNFLPPEVIQLMRQSQYDTIRFLFQCPMTKTGNLFSALQGDIDSRTLESPVSNDIRDRFNSRGLASQSRAQQTVSTYFRYSLMELLQKMVSGTPQFVRCLKPNDSRSPKHFDSTKILKQLRYTGVLETIRIRQNGFSHRLAYDEFIKRYGFLAFGYEEEVKPNRDSCRLLLLRLKMDGWALGKSKVFLKYYHVEVLARIYEEQIRKVILMQACVRAWLARRNFLRLKAQMAISVLTLQRHVRGWLTRKKLQERQKQLAREFQKGQIEQENQRKQQRAGVPIKNNVMMAKVLRRMNTDDSDSICTNSSNKENESSEKAAPVSQSPRRKLKNRVAPPPPQHSAPAPPSQQQLMQQHSVQERAAQLQTFADQLHMKNQEVHKNLRRNKPGVRVKDIKKPPEEYQPPPGFSIVPAIIRGQPSKVEEDASRLSSPSPEFYECDTMPWDQIFQMKDIAMQRHQQNPHDKGYSDEKPLQSNKNWQNLPCSRQCSGLVSNKIIQLVKQTQKNETPLRPVYNPAYDPESDLRKILRNSPEILATPVFSSDDDYTDGPFRFKQLLRPTLGPTESLRKRKVRNSSNQSPWTSDSSQDSNSSKALYNKRRPQISMGVYYN, encoded by the exons ATGCGCAGCGACATGGCGTACCGTGGACTTTCCCAGCACGTGGAGCTGGATCGTGCTGCGGATCCACAGGATCGGTTTACGCTACAGGAGCTGATTGGTGAAGGCACATACGGTGAAGTGTACTGTGCTAAAGACAAGAAGACTGGGCGACGAGTTGCTGTTAAG ATTTTAGAAAACATTGCTGAGAATATAGAAGAAATAGAAGAAGAGTTTCTCGTATTCAGGGATTTATCCAGCCATACAAATATCCCCGAATTCTTTGGATTATTCTTGAAGCGAGGATTATCATCTGAAGATGATCAAATATGGTTTGTTATGGAG CTTTGCACAGGTGGTTCAGTGACTGATTTGAGTGCAGGAATGCGAGCTCGCGGAAGCAGTTTAACAGAGCCACAGCTTGCTTATGTCCTTCGTGGTACAGTGCGTGCCTTGACATATCTTCACGCTCATCGATGTATGCATCGAGATGTTAAaggacataatatattattgactgAACAAGCTGAAGTAAAACTTGTGGATTTTGGCGTGTCATCCCACTTAGCTGCAACAGTTGCAAGAAGAAATACGTCTGTGGGTACTCCGTACTGGATGGCACCTGAG GTGATAGCATGTGAGCAACAATTAGATCAATCCTATGATTGCAGATGTGATGTTTGGTCTGTCGGTATCACAGCCATAGAATTAGCAGAAGGAGAACCACCACTATCTGGTTTACATCCAATGCGAGCCTTGTTTCAAATTCCTCGCAATCCACCACCAACTTTATCACATCCTGAAGTTTTTTCTTCACAATTATCGGATTTTATTTCGGAATGTTTGGTGAAAGATATGAACCAACGACCATTCGCCCGAGAACTATTAGAGCATCCTTTACTCCTAGCTGTAAATAATTTTGAGGATAAG attcGTAAAGAGCTTCACGCAGAAATAAAGAGACAAAGAGCAGATGGTCGAACTTCCCGTGCACCAGAAGCTACTACAAAAAGAGGGAAACTGAAATCTCATCGAAAAGCAAAGCCAGAAAAAATGTATACTGATGATTTAGCTACTCTTGAAACTTTAACAGAAGAAGCTATTGTCGACCAATTACAGAAAAGATACACTAAAAATCAAATATACACCTATATTGGAGATATACTTGTTGCAGTCAATCCTTTTACGGACATAGGAATATACACTACTAAA ACTCAACAACTATACCAAGGTCGCTGTCGCTCAGACAATCCTCCACATATTTATGCAGTAGCAGACGCAGCGCATCAAGCATTGTTGcaccaaaaacaaaatcaagctATTGTTATATCGGGTGAAAGTGGAGCCGGGAAAACTGAATCTGCTAACCTCCTTTTGAAGCAACTAGCATTTTTATCGAAA ACACAGTATGGAAATTTAGAAGATAAAATACTACAAGTAAATCCAATAATGGAATCATTCGGAAATGCACGTACAGGAATAAATGCAAATAGTTCTCGTTTCGGAAAATATTTGGATTTATCGATAATGAGAGTGGGAAAAATTTCAGGCGCGCGAATATCGGTTTATCTTTTAGAACAGTCAAGAGTAGTCCATCAGGCATT agGTGAGAGTAATTTTCATGTCTTCTATTATCTTTATGATGGGCTAGAAAGCGAAGGTCGTTGGAGGAAATTTTATCTTGATGAACAGTTGAAATCTAGACATCGTTATCTACAACCCCTTTCAGTAACTCATCGTGAACACAATGTTCATCGATGGCGTCAACTTAATCAAGCTTTTAAG GTTGTGGGATTTAATGACGATGAGGTTCAAATTATATACAGAATGCTAGCTGCTATCTTGCATCTTGGAGACATCGAATTTGCCGAAACTGCCGGTGAATATAATGCTGATAACAGAGCTACTATAATTGACACAGCACCATTACATCGAG CCTCTTGTTTATTGGGTGTGGAGACTAATGATCTTCGCGAATGTCTTACAAGCAGCAGTGTCGTTACAAAAGGTGAAACTATAGCACGTTATAGCTCACCCACAGAAGCTGCTGTAGCGAGAGACGCTACTGCCAGAGGGATATACGCAAGATCGTTTGATAGAATTGTTGAGAGAATAAATGCACTTTTAAGTCAGAATAGACCCCATAG CGACCAGCTATCGATTGGAATTCTTGATATCTTCGGATTCGAAAACTTCACTAGAAATTCATTTGAACAACTTTGCATAAACATCGCAAATGAGCAGATTCAATACTACTTTAATCAACATATTTTCACATGGGAACAACAAGAGTATATGGCTGAAGGTGTGCCAGTTGATCTTGTAGAATTTTCAGACAACAGACCGGTTTTGGATATGCTTCTATCTAGACCCATGGGCTTATTAGCCCTACTTGATGAGGAAAGCCGATTCCCACGTTCTTCGGATAGAAGTCTCATtg AAAAGTTCCACAGAAATATCAAAAGCAAATATTATGTACGTCCGAAATCGGATGCAGTTTGTTTTGCTATTCATCATTTTGCTGGTCGAGTTGTTTATCAAGCTGAAGGCTTCTTGGAAAAAAATCGCAATTTCTTACCTCCGGAAGTAATCCAACTTATGAGACAGAGTCAATACGATACGATCAGATTTTTATTCCAATGTCCTATGACGAAGACTGGCAATTTATTCTCAGCTTTACAAGGAGATATAGATTCGAGGACATTGGAAAGTCCAGTTTCTAACGACATTCGg GATCGATTTAATAGCCGAGGTCTTGCGTCTCAATCACGAGCACAACAAACTGTTTCGACATATTTTCGTTACTCTTTAATGGAATTGCTTCAAAAGATGGTTAGTGGTACGCCACAATTTGTAAGATGTCTGAAACCAAACGACTCTCGATCACCAAAACATTTTGATTCAACGAAAATACTGAAACAGCTAAGATATACGGGAGTATTGGAAACAATACGAATAAGGCAGAATGGATTTTCTCATCGACTTGCTTATGATGAGTTTATAAAAAG ATATGGATTCTTAGCGTTTGGTTACGAGGAAGAAGTAAAGCCTAATCGTGACTCCTGTCGACTTCTATTACTCCGGTTGAAAATGGACGGATGGGCACTTGGCAAATCTAAAGTATTCTTGAAATATTACCATGTTGAAGTACTTGCAAGAATTTACGAAGAACAG ataagaaaagttatattaatgCAAGCTTGTGTACGAGCTTGGCTAGCTCGGCGAAATTTCCTGAGATTGAAGGCACAGATGGCAATATCGGTTCTTACGTTACAACGACATGTGCGAGGCTGGCTAACGAGAAAAAAACTTCAGGAAAGACAAAAGCAGTTGGCACGGGAATTTCAAAAAGGTCAAATTGAACAAGAAAACCAAAGGAAGCAACAAAGAGCAG GTGttccaattaaaaataatgttatgatGGCTAAAGTATTAAGACGAATGAATACGGATGATAGTGATAGTATATGTACAAATTCGAGCAATAAAGAAAATGAAAGTTCTGAAAAAGCAGCTCCAGTAAGTCAAAGCC CACGGCGTAAACTCAAGAATCGCGTTGCACCCCCACCGCCACAGCACTCCGCGCCAGCGCCTCCATCTCAACAGCAACTGATGCAGCAGCATTCCGTGCAGGAACGAGCGGCACAGCTGCAGACGTTTGCTGACCAG cTTCACATGAAAAATCAAGAAGTGCACAAGAATTTGAGGCGCAATAAACCAGGAGTTCGGGTTAAAGATATCAAGAAACCACCAGAGGAATACCAACCTCCACCAGGGTTTAGCATTGTTCCTGCCATTATAAGAGGCCAACCATCGAAAGTTGAAGAAGATGCCAGCAGACTTTCAAG CCCATCGCCAGAGTTCTACGAATGTGATACAATGCCATGGGATCAAATTTTTCAAATGAAGGATATTGCTATGCAAAG ACATCAACAAAACCCTCACGATAAGGGTTACAGTGACGAGAAGCCTCTTCAATCAAACAAAAATTGGCAAAACCTACCTTGCAGTAGGCAATGTAGTGGCCTAGTCAG taacaaaataatacaaCTAGTGAagcaaacacaaaaaaatgaAACTCCACTGCGACCTGTCTACAATCCAGCGTACGACCCCGAATCGGATCTTCGCAAGATTCTACGGAATTCACCAGAAATTCTTGCCACACCCGTCTTCAGCTCCGATGATGACTACACCGACGGGCCTTTCCGATTCAAGCAGTTACTGCGTCCAACCTTAGGGCCCACAGAAAGTCTTCGCAAGAGAAAAGTACGCAATTCCTCAAACCAAAGTCCGTGGACGTCTGACAGCTCGCAAGACAGCAATAGTTCTAAAGCTCTTTATAATAAACGTCGTCCACAAATTAGTATGGGTGTTTACTATAATTAA